The Caldisericota bacterium genome contains the following window.
GAGATTACTACAAGCGAGCTGAGCAGCTTGGCTGAAGAATTTATTATTTCTGCTGGCGCCATACCTGCAATTAAAGGATATGGAGGCTTCCCTGCTGCTGTTTGTATTTCTGTTAATGATGAAGTAGTGCATGGAATTCCAGGCACAAGAAAATTAAAAAAAGGAGATTTAGTTTCTTTTGATTCAGCAGTGCTTCTTGATGGTTGGTATGCTGATTCAGCTATTACAGTAGTTGTGGAAAAAGAAAAGAGCGATGAAGACAAAAAATTAATTGAAATAACGAAGAAAGCATTGTATATAGGAATTGCACAGGCAAGAATTGGCAACAAAGTTAACGATATATCGCTAGCAGTTCAGCAGTATGTTGAGAATAATAATTTTTCTGTTGTGAGAGATTATACAGGACATGGAATTGGGAAGCATTTGCATGAAGATCCTAGTGTGCCGAATTTTGTTATCAGAAATAACGGGATAGAATTGAGAGAAGGTTTGTGTATTGCAATAGAACCTATGGTTTGTAAAGGAGGCTTTGAGGTGTGCACAGGAAAAGATGGATGGACTGTCAAGACTGCCGATCATTCTAATGCAGCTCATTTTGAACATACTATTGTTGTAACTAAAAATGGACCAGAAATTCTTACATTATGAGTAGAGGAGATAAGCGTGAATAAAAAGCAAGTAATAGGAACCGAAGGGGTGGTTGTTGAAACTCTACCTGGTACCAGGTTTAAAGTAAAGCTTGCTAATGGTAAAATAGT
Protein-coding sequences here:
- the map gene encoding type I methionyl aminopeptidase; amino-acid sequence: MIEFKTPEEIEKIKKSGRILQQTLALLRENVRAEITTSELSSLAEEFIISAGAIPAIKGYGGFPAAVCISVNDEVVHGIPGTRKLKKGDLVSFDSAVLLDGWYADSAITVVVEKEKSDEDKKLIEITKKALYIGIAQARIGNKVNDISLAVQQYVENNNFSVVRDYTGHGIGKHLHEDPSVPNFVIRNNGIELREGLCIAIEPMVCKGGFEVCTGKDGWTVKTADHSNAAHFEHTIVVTKNGPEILTL